A genomic stretch from Microbacterium proteolyticum includes:
- a CDS encoding Lrp/AsnC family transcriptional regulator, which produces MADNDLHPLDARIIELLSADARMTNAALAETLGVAASTAHARVRALVDRGLITGFHAAVDQSRLGRGLQAIVGVTLRPGQRQESIRAFAHEVRRHPDVIQLFFLGGADDFLVHIAVDDSSAVRRFVVDHLSARHSVASTRTSIIFEYHRNAVAADFD; this is translated from the coding sequence ATGGCCGACAACGACCTGCATCCGCTCGACGCGCGCATCATCGAGCTGCTGTCCGCCGATGCCCGGATGACGAATGCCGCCCTGGCCGAGACCCTGGGCGTGGCGGCATCCACCGCCCATGCGCGCGTGCGCGCGCTCGTCGACCGCGGCCTGATCACGGGCTTCCACGCCGCCGTCGACCAGAGCCGACTCGGGCGCGGACTGCAGGCAATCGTCGGCGTGACCCTGCGTCCGGGTCAGCGGCAGGAGAGCATCCGCGCGTTCGCGCACGAGGTGCGCCGGCATCCGGACGTCATCCAGCTGTTCTTCCTCGGCGGAGCCGACGACTTCCTCGTGCACATCGCCGTCGACGACTCCTCTGCCGTGCGGCGCTTCGTCGTCGACCATCTCTCGGCGCGGCACAGCGTGGCATCCACGCGCACGAGCATCATCTTCGAATACCACCGCAACGCCGTGGCGGCGGACTTCGACTGA
- the ald gene encoding alanine dehydrogenase encodes MRVSVPTEIKNNENRVAMTPAGVDALVHRGHEVLVQAGAGEGSGFSDEQYRAAGAEIVATAEETWARAELLVKVKEPIAPEYGFLRRDLTLFTYLHLAADRPLTDALMAAGTTAVAYETVQTADRALPLLAPMSEVAGRLSIIEGAHHLLRASGGRGLLPGGVPGTPRAKVVVIGGGVAGEHAAANALGLGARVTVIDISLPKLRQLEERFGGAIETRASTRLEIAEQLADADLVIGSVLIPGAAAPKLVTDDMVAAMKPGSVLVDIAIDQGGCFEGSRPTTHDAPTFRVHDSLYYCVANMPGAVPHTSTRALSNATLPYITRIADAGWEAAASADPALAKGLNVRAGVVVNEGVRAAFDL; translated from the coding sequence ATGCGCGTCAGTGTGCCGACCGAGATCAAGAACAACGAGAACCGTGTCGCGATGACCCCCGCCGGGGTCGACGCGCTCGTGCACCGCGGTCATGAGGTGCTCGTCCAGGCCGGAGCGGGTGAGGGCAGCGGCTTCTCCGACGAGCAGTACCGGGCCGCCGGTGCCGAGATCGTCGCGACCGCCGAGGAGACGTGGGCGCGTGCCGAGCTGCTGGTCAAGGTCAAAGAACCCATCGCCCCCGAATACGGCTTCCTCCGTCGCGATCTCACGCTGTTCACGTACCTGCACCTCGCCGCCGACCGCCCGCTGACCGACGCGCTCATGGCCGCCGGCACGACCGCCGTCGCCTACGAGACCGTGCAGACCGCGGACCGTGCGCTGCCCTTGCTCGCTCCGATGAGCGAGGTGGCCGGGCGCCTGTCGATCATCGAGGGCGCCCATCACCTGCTGCGTGCCTCGGGCGGTCGCGGCCTGCTCCCCGGCGGTGTGCCCGGCACGCCGCGCGCGAAGGTGGTCGTCATCGGCGGCGGCGTGGCGGGCGAGCACGCCGCGGCCAACGCCCTCGGCCTCGGCGCCCGTGTGACGGTCATCGACATCTCGCTCCCCAAGCTCCGTCAGCTCGAGGAGCGCTTCGGCGGCGCGATCGAGACCCGCGCCTCGACCCGTCTCGAGATCGCGGAGCAGCTCGCCGACGCCGACCTCGTGATCGGCTCGGTGCTCATCCCGGGGGCCGCGGCGCCGAAGCTCGTCACCGACGACATGGTGGCGGCGATGAAGCCCGGCTCGGTGCTCGTCGACATCGCGATCGACCAGGGCGGCTGCTTCGAGGGCTCCCGGCCCACCACGCACGACGCCCCGACCTTCCGCGTGCACGACTCGCTGTACTACTGCGTCGCGAACATGCCGGGCGCGGTGCCGCACACCTCGACCCGGGCCCTCTCGAACGCCACCCTGCCCTACATCACGCGCATCGCCGACGCCGGCTGGGAGGCCGCGGCATCCGCCGACCCCGCCCTCGCGAAGGGCCTGAACGTGCGCGCCGGCGTCGTGGTGAACGAGGGCGTCCGCGCCGCCTTCGACCTCTGA
- a CDS encoding response regulator, with the protein MIRVLVVDDDALALELHSAYVERVPGFEVAGQAAGARAALTALTDPARQFELVLLDMTMPDGAGLDVARRVRAMGSRVDIIAVTAVRDAATVRAAVSTGVVQYLIKPFAFGAFRERLEAYRAYVEGLDRAAGEATQSEVDALLGSLRTVAPPAMPKGLSDETLQAVAERVRTASGAVSSTEVGESEGMSRVTARRYLEHLADVGRVRREPRYGGQGRPEITYAWVRG; encoded by the coding sequence GCCGGGCTTCGAGGTGGCGGGGCAGGCCGCGGGCGCCCGGGCGGCGCTGACCGCGCTGACCGACCCCGCCCGGCAGTTCGAGCTCGTGCTGCTGGATATGACGATGCCCGACGGCGCCGGCCTCGACGTCGCCCGACGCGTGCGCGCGATGGGTTCCCGCGTCGACATCATCGCCGTCACGGCGGTGCGCGATGCCGCGACCGTCCGCGCCGCCGTGTCGACCGGCGTCGTGCAGTACCTGATCAAACCGTTCGCGTTCGGGGCGTTCCGCGAGCGGCTCGAGGCGTACCGCGCGTACGTCGAGGGCCTCGACCGTGCCGCCGGGGAGGCGACGCAGTCCGAGGTCGACGCGCTGCTCGGCTCGCTGCGCACCGTCGCACCGCCCGCCATGCCCAAAGGCCTGAGCGATGAGACCCTGCAGGCGGTGGCGGAGCGGGTACGCACGGCATCCGGCGCCGTCTCGTCGACCGAGGTCGGCGAGAGCGAGGGCATGTCGCGCGTGACCGCCCGGCGCTACCTCGAGCATCTCGCCGACGTGGGCCGCGTGCGCCGGGAGCCGCGCTACGGCGGCCAGGGGCGCCCCGAGATCACCTACGCCTGGGTGCGCGGCTGA